The following proteins come from a genomic window of Flavobacterium eburneipallidum:
- a CDS encoding porin family protein, which yields MKNRIKILAAIALTGLSFTAVEAQTNSGTDAQFGIKGGLNLSNIYTDDVDDNNVLPSFNAGFYATLPITSFIAIQPEVLYSRKGSELTYDNAFVSGKAKFNLNYVEVPVLVKVNLTKNLNIHAGPYFAYLIDANIKNESSGGTFDFEENYDNDDFNKFDAGISGGIGLDFDSIGIGARYNYGLTTIGKERTVGGSTYTVPDGKNSSLSLYVAFKLN from the coding sequence ATGAAAAACAGAATCAAAATTTTAGCTGCAATTGCTTTGACAGGATTATCATTCACCGCTGTTGAGGCACAAACCAATTCGGGTACTGATGCCCAATTTGGTATCAAAGGAGGATTAAATCTTTCTAACATTTACACCGATGATGTAGATGATAATAATGTACTACCTAGCTTCAATGCTGGTTTTTATGCCACATTGCCTATTACCAGTTTCATAGCTATTCAACCTGAAGTTTTGTACAGTCGAAAAGGTTCGGAGTTAACCTATGATAATGCGTTTGTATCAGGAAAAGCAAAATTCAACCTAAACTACGTAGAAGTGCCTGTTTTAGTAAAAGTAAATTTAACTAAAAACCTAAACATTCACGCAGGACCTTATTTTGCTTACTTAATTGATGCCAATATAAAAAACGAGTCCAGTGGTGGTACATTTGACTTTGAAGAAAACTATGACAACGACGATTTCAACAAATTTGATGCTGGAATTTCTGGCGGAATTGGATTGGATTTTGACTCTATTGGCATTGGAGCTCGATACAACTACGGTCTAACCACCATCGGAAAAGAGAGAACAGTTGGCGGAAGTACTTATACCGTACCAGATGGAAAAAACAGCAGTTTGAGTCTGTATGTAGCCTTCAAATTAAATTAA
- a CDS encoding lmo0937 family membrane protein translates to MSNLLYVMAVVLMAFWAFGFFVYNVGSIIHILLIIAVIVFLLRIISGKRV, encoded by the coding sequence ATGTCTAATTTATTGTATGTAATGGCAGTCGTTTTAATGGCATTTTGGGCTTTTGGATTTTTTGTTTACAACGTTGGATCCATCATTCACATTTTATTAATAATTGCTGTAATTGTCTTTTTGTTAAGGATAATCAGCGGAAAAAGAGTTTAA
- the prfA gene encoding peptide chain release factor 1: MLDRLQIVKQRFDEISDLIIQPDVISDQKRYVQLNQEYKNLKALAEKRDEYVLLMANIEEANEIISDNSDADMTEMAKMQLEEAKERLPELEDEIKFMLIPKDPEDAKNVMVEIRAGTGGDEASIFAGDLFRMYTKYCENRGWRTSVVDMNEGTSGGFKEVIFEVTGEDVYGTLKFEAGVHRVQRVPQTETQGRVHTSAATVMVLPEAEEFDVQIDMNDVRVDFFCSSGPGGQSVNTTKSAVRLTHIPTGLVAQCQDQKSQHKNKDKALIVLRSRLYEQELAKKQEEDASKRTSQVSSGDRSAKIRTYNYAQGRVTDHRVGLTLYDLGNIMNGDIQKIVDELQLVNNTEKLKEASEVF; encoded by the coding sequence ATGTTAGACAGACTTCAAATAGTAAAACAGCGTTTCGACGAGATTTCGGACTTGATTATCCAGCCGGATGTGATTTCGGATCAGAAACGTTATGTACAGTTGAATCAAGAGTATAAAAACCTAAAGGCTTTGGCTGAAAAAAGAGACGAATATGTCCTTTTGATGGCCAATATTGAAGAAGCCAACGAAATAATTTCAGACAATTCAGATGCAGACATGACCGAAATGGCCAAGATGCAACTGGAAGAAGCCAAAGAAAGATTACCAGAACTAGAGGACGAAATCAAATTTATGTTGATTCCAAAAGATCCTGAAGATGCCAAAAACGTAATGGTCGAAATTCGTGCTGGAACGGGTGGAGATGAGGCGAGTATTTTTGCAGGAGATTTGTTCCGTATGTACACCAAATATTGCGAAAACCGTGGTTGGAGAACTTCGGTTGTGGATATGAACGAAGGAACTTCGGGTGGATTCAAAGAGGTGATTTTTGAAGTGACTGGAGAAGATGTTTACGGAACTTTGAAGTTTGAAGCAGGTGTTCACCGTGTGCAACGTGTTCCGCAAACGGAAACGCAAGGTCGTGTGCATACTTCGGCAGCGACCGTTATGGTGCTTCCAGAAGCCGAAGAATTTGACGTTCAGATTGATATGAACGATGTTCGTGTGGATTTCTTTTGTTCGTCAGGACCTGGAGGACAATCGGTAAATACGACGAAATCAGCGGTTCGTTTGACACACATCCCAACAGGTTTGGTGGCTCAATGTCAGGATCAGAAATCGCAACACAAGAATAAAGATAAAGCTTTAATTGTTTTGCGTTCTCGTTTGTACGAACAAGAATTAGCCAAAAAACAAGAGGAAGATGCTTCAAAACGTACTTCGCAAGTAAGTTCGGGTGACCGTTCGGCTAAAATTAGAACCTACAATTATGCACAAGGTCGTGTAACTGATCACCGTGTGGGATTGACTTTATACGATTTAGGAAACATTATGAATGGCGACATTCAGAAAATTGTTGACGAATTGCAATTGGTCAACAATACCGAGAAGTTAAAAGAAGCCAGTGAGGTTTTTTAA
- a CDS encoding DUF5723 family protein, with protein sequence MKKQFLYVGLLFSAIATNAQSYIGFTPDNYAGVQGVLFNPSSIVDSRFKTDINLFSFSTSVNNDAYGVNVLDAFKTGYDFDLDAKKTFTTSNSATINFDLMGPSFMFNIAPKHSLAIYTRARAFVNVVDINGTVINDIAKDDTNSFPTATLGSVNAVGNSWGELGVSYAAVLLQKGQHFLKGGVTAKYLQGVANYHFQADNVTVRFNEDLIVPQNSTYVTTGNAIYGTSQDFDANSDVEIDSKSKGFGFDLGLTYEWRPEYDASRVDINDLKYVNKYKLRFGVSVTDLGSMKYDKGIRENYNLNNTFTSDDLDNADGLEDLYPTSGTPIAGTVKAYLPTAVHADIDWNIHNKFYLNLNGDFSVVSNTKLNQNSVANRMSLTPRFESRWFSFYVPVSYYELNKETQVGVGLRTGVFFIGSGSALSNVVSNNSRGADFHLGVKIPVYQKKAKDQDGDGIFDKEDKCPTEAGPIENKGCPWPDTDGDGILDKDDKCPTTAGPAENNGCPWGDEDKDTVLDNVDACPSIAGAVENKGCPWPDTDEDSILDKDDKCPNEKGLAENGGCPDADKDGVIDREDACPTVAGPAKNQGCPEITQEALKELKVQARSVFFVTGKAALQTADKGETNGRLDAIKEILKNYPTAKFSIEGHTDSVGNAAANQKLSEARAKVVMDALIARGVNPNNLTYKGFGATKPVATNKTPKGRAENRRTEIIHVGTIYEGKL encoded by the coding sequence ATGAAAAAACAATTCCTTTATGTAGGCTTACTGTTTTCGGCAATAGCCACGAATGCTCAATCCTATATTGGCTTTACACCAGACAATTATGCGGGTGTACAAGGCGTACTTTTTAATCCGTCTTCTATTGTAGATTCTCGTTTTAAAACCGATATTAACTTATTTTCTTTCAGTACGTCTGTAAATAATGATGCTTATGGAGTAAATGTTTTAGATGCGTTTAAGACTGGATATGATTTTGATTTGGATGCCAAAAAAACATTTACTACTAGTAATAGTGCCACAATAAATTTTGATTTGATGGGGCCATCTTTCATGTTCAACATTGCACCCAAACATTCATTAGCGATTTACACAAGAGCAAGAGCCTTTGTAAATGTAGTTGATATTAACGGAACTGTGATTAATGATATTGCCAAAGACGATACTAATAGTTTTCCTACTGCTACATTGGGTAGTGTGAATGCCGTTGGGAATTCATGGGGCGAACTGGGTGTTTCTTACGCTGCGGTTTTGCTTCAAAAAGGACAACACTTCTTAAAAGGAGGGGTTACAGCCAAATATTTGCAAGGTGTAGCCAATTATCATTTTCAAGCGGATAATGTAACGGTTCGTTTTAACGAAGATTTGATTGTGCCACAAAATAGTACTTATGTTACTACAGGAAATGCTATCTACGGTACCAGTCAAGATTTTGACGCCAATTCAGATGTAGAAATCGATAGCAAATCAAAAGGGTTTGGATTCGATTTAGGTTTAACGTATGAATGGAGACCCGAATATGATGCTTCAAGAGTAGATATTAACGACCTTAAATATGTAAACAAATACAAATTGCGTTTTGGTGTTTCGGTTACTGATTTAGGTTCGATGAAATATGACAAAGGAATTCGTGAAAATTATAATTTGAATAATACTTTTACCAGCGATGATTTAGATAATGCAGACGGTCTTGAAGATTTATACCCAACTTCAGGAACACCAATTGCAGGTACTGTAAAAGCCTATTTGCCAACTGCCGTTCACGCCGATATTGATTGGAATATTCACAATAAGTTCTATCTTAACTTGAATGGCGATTTTAGTGTTGTTTCTAACACAAAATTGAATCAAAATAGCGTGGCTAACAGAATGAGTTTAACTCCTCGTTTTGAATCAAGATGGTTTAGTTTCTATGTACCAGTATCTTATTATGAGTTGAATAAAGAAACTCAAGTTGGAGTAGGATTGCGTACAGGAGTATTTTTTATAGGTTCAGGTTCAGCATTATCGAATGTGGTTTCTAATAATTCAAGAGGTGCTGATTTTCATTTGGGTGTAAAAATTCCAGTATATCAGAAAAAAGCAAAAGATCAGGATGGCGATGGCATTTTTGATAAAGAAGATAAATGTCCAACAGAAGCTGGACCTATAGAAAACAAAGGTTGTCCATGGCCAGATACTGACGGAGACGGTATTTTAGACAAAGATGATAAATGTCCAACTACTGCAGGACCAGCTGAAAACAATGGTTGTCCTTGGGGAGATGAAGATAAAGATACTGTTTTAGATAATGTAGATGCTTGTCCTTCTATCGCAGGAGCAGTAGAAAATAAAGGTTGCCCTTGGCCTGATACTGATGAGGATAGTATTTTAGACAAAGACGATAAATGTCCTAACGAAAAAGGATTAGCCGAAAACGGAGGCTGTCCAGATGCCGATAAAGATGGCGTAATTGATAGAGAAGACGCTTGTCCTACAGTTGCTGGACCAGCAAAAAATCAAGGTTGTCCTGAAATAACTCAAGAAGCTTTGAAAGAACTTAAAGTTCAAGCGAGATCGGTATTTTTTGTTACAGGAAAAGCGGCTTTACAAACGGCTGATAAAGGAGAAACCAACGGAAGATTAGATGCTATCAAAGAAATTCTAAAAAATTATCCAACGGCTAAATTCTCTATCGAAGGTCATACAGATAGTGTAGGAAATGCTGCAGCTAACCAAAAACTTTCAGAGGCTAGAGCCAAAGTAGTTATGGATGCTTTGATTGCTAGAGGAGTGAATCCAAACAATTTAACTTATAAAGGATTTGGAGCAACAAAACCTGTAGCAACTAACAAAACACCAAAAGGTAGAGCTGAAAATAGAAGAACCGAAATAATTCATGTAGGTACTATTTATGAAGGTAAACTATAA
- a CDS encoding YtxH domain-containing protein, protein MKNSKTLIGILGGVAIGATLGILFAPDKGSNTRKKIAKKSTDATDELKEKLNSIANSFSEKYNSILNKGEVLTEKTADEISFENIKKINKFQ, encoded by the coding sequence ATGAAAAATAGTAAAACACTAATCGGAATTTTAGGAGGAGTTGCCATAGGTGCAACATTAGGAATATTATTTGCACCAGACAAAGGCTCAAATACTAGAAAAAAAATCGCTAAAAAAAGTACTGATGCTACAGATGAGTTGAAAGAAAAACTTAATAGTATCGCCAATTCTTTCTCTGAAAAATACAACTCAATTCTAAACAAAGGAGAAGTATTAACTGAAAAAACAGCCGATGAAATTAGCTTCGAAAACATCAAAAAAATCAACAAATTTCAATAA
- a CDS encoding DUF5131 family protein → MAQSSIEWTEMTWNPTTGCSKISTGCKFCYAEIMSKRLKAMGVEKYKDNFEVRTHNDALKIPYTWKHSKVVFVNSMSDLFHKEIPLEFIQKVFKVMNDNPQHVFQVLTKRSERLFELHSELKWTHNIWMGVSVENANEKHRIDDLRKINAKVKFLSLEPLLAHLGELNLENIDWVIVGGESGHKPRPMDADWVLDIQEQCKEKSVAFFFKQWGGKNKKANGRILNGRTYDEMPEIELQHSV, encoded by the coding sequence ATGGCACAATCAAGTATAGAATGGACAGAAATGACTTGGAATCCAACAACGGGATGTTCAAAAATCTCAACAGGTTGTAAATTCTGCTATGCAGAAATTATGTCAAAAAGATTAAAAGCAATGGGTGTTGAAAAATATAAAGATAATTTTGAAGTTAGAACTCACAATGATGCTTTAAAAATTCCATACACTTGGAAACATAGTAAAGTTGTTTTTGTAAATTCGATGAGCGATTTATTTCACAAAGAAATACCTTTAGAATTTATTCAAAAAGTATTTAAAGTTATGAATGATAATCCACAACATGTTTTCCAAGTTTTAACTAAAAGGTCTGAAAGACTTTTTGAATTACACTCGGAATTAAAATGGACACATAATATTTGGATGGGAGTTTCAGTTGAAAATGCTAACGAAAAACATAGAATTGATGATTTACGAAAAATAAATGCAAAAGTAAAATTTCTTTCACTAGAGCCATTACTCGCGCATTTAGGCGAACTAAATTTAGAGAATATTGATTGGGTAATTGTTGGAGGTGAAAGTGGTCATAAACCTCGTCCAATGGATGCGGATTGGGTATTAGATATTCAAGAACAATGCAAAGAAAAAAGTGTCGCTTTTTTCTTTAAACAATGGGGTGGAAAAAATAAAAAGGCAAATGGAAGAATATTAAATGGAAGAACTTATGACGAAATGCCTGAAATTGAACTTCAACATTCCGTATAA
- a CDS encoding YihY/virulence factor BrkB family protein translates to MIKNLKKYLLSLFHVLKDAGNNFLEHKVMKMSAALSYTTMFSMGPLLLVILYLSDLFWGSGREVTEGTIYNQIKDFVGPSSAEQIQTIITNLSISKEGNLAGIIGGITLFIGATSVFAEIQDSINTIWGIKPKKQSGFWLYLKSRLLSFGVIGSFGFILLVSLGISTIMDGLSDRLFARFPETLFYVVYVLNNFITFIIISSLFGAIFTILPDAEIKWRQVRLASFTTAILFMVGKFLISFYIANSNIQNVYGTAGSFVVLMIWVYYSSVILYFGAEFAKSYAVQFSSAIVPSKFADLVHTVEIVSEEKTLQKAAVELEIIKKEQLEK, encoded by the coding sequence ATGATAAAAAATTTAAAAAAATATCTCCTTTCCTTATTCCATGTGCTTAAAGATGCTGGGAACAATTTTTTGGAACATAAAGTAATGAAGATGAGCGCTGCCTTGTCTTATACTACTATGTTTTCGATGGGACCTTTACTCTTGGTTATTTTGTATTTATCGGATTTGTTTTGGGGCAGCGGTAGAGAAGTAACCGAGGGAACTATTTACAATCAAATCAAAGACTTTGTTGGACCATCAAGTGCAGAACAAATCCAAACCATAATTACAAACTTATCCATTTCCAAAGAAGGAAACCTAGCTGGAATCATAGGAGGAATAACCTTGTTTATAGGCGCTACATCCGTTTTTGCAGAAATTCAAGATTCTATTAATACCATTTGGGGTATCAAACCCAAGAAACAATCTGGATTTTGGTTGTACCTTAAATCACGTCTTTTGTCCTTTGGTGTTATTGGTAGTTTTGGATTTATTTTATTGGTATCATTAGGTATTTCTACCATTATGGATGGTTTGAGCGACCGCCTCTTTGCTCGGTTTCCTGAAACCTTGTTTTATGTGGTTTATGTACTAAACAACTTCATCACTTTTATTATTATTTCCTCCTTATTCGGAGCTATTTTCACCATTTTGCCCGATGCCGAAATTAAATGGAGACAAGTTCGATTAGCGTCTTTCACTACTGCGATTTTGTTTATGGTTGGTAAATTTTTAATCTCTTTTTATATTGCCAATTCCAATATTCAAAATGTGTACGGAACGGCAGGTTCCTTTGTCGTATTAATGATTTGGGTTTATTATTCATCGGTTATCCTTTATTTTGGAGCCGAGTTTGCCAAAAGTTATGCTGTACAATTTTCGAGTGCTATTGTTCCTTCTAAATTTGCCGATTTAGTACACACCGTAGAAATTGTTTCTGAAGAAAAAACCCTTCAAAAAGCAGCAGTAGAACTGGAAATCATCAAAAAAGAACAACTCGAAAAATAA
- a CDS encoding three-Cys-motif partner protein TcmP, translated as MKNSNFFDEQLEQSLVKSTIVSKYFGVWSKVIISTQKRFPRNSQKIAYIDLFAGPGRYKDGTMSTPHKILSNAIDDNDLSERLVAVFNDKDETNSQELEKTIFEIPKIDTLKHKPEIWNQEVGENIVLKFEKINLIPTLFFVDPWGYKGLSLRLVNSVVKDWGCDAIFFFNYNRINMGLSNDKVKSHMEALFGKDRSEKMRIELDKKNAVQRELLIIEELCQALKEYGSRFVLPFRFRDSNKKKTSHHLIFVSKNFKGYEIMKEIMAKESTNDEQGVPSFAYDPADLMPKQTLLFKLSRPLDDLKEDLLKVFYKKKLTMREIYEQHNVDTPYIKKNYKDVLKEFYENGLIDAISNKNKAPKAGTFADDIIVTFKN; from the coding sequence ATGAAAAACAGCAATTTTTTTGATGAACAACTTGAACAATCTTTAGTCAAATCAACTATAGTTTCAAAGTATTTTGGAGTTTGGTCAAAAGTTATAATTAGCACTCAAAAGAGGTTTCCAAGAAACTCACAAAAAATTGCATATATTGATTTATTTGCTGGTCCTGGAAGATATAAAGATGGAACAATGTCAACGCCTCACAAAATATTAAGTAACGCAATAGATGACAATGATTTAAGTGAAAGATTAGTTGCTGTTTTTAACGATAAAGACGAAACAAATTCTCAAGAACTTGAAAAAACGATTTTTGAAATTCCAAAAATCGATACTTTAAAACATAAACCTGAAATATGGAATCAGGAAGTTGGAGAGAATATTGTTTTAAAGTTTGAAAAGATTAACTTAATCCCAACATTGTTTTTTGTGGATCCTTGGGGTTATAAAGGATTATCTTTGAGACTAGTAAATTCCGTAGTGAAAGATTGGGGTTGTGATGCAATATTTTTCTTTAATTATAATAGAATAAATATGGGTTTGAGTAATGATAAAGTTAAGTCTCATATGGAAGCTTTATTTGGAAAAGATAGAAGCGAAAAAATGAGAATAGAATTAGATAAAAAAAATGCTGTTCAGAGAGAATTACTAATTATTGAAGAATTGTGTCAAGCACTAAAGGAATATGGTTCAAGGTTTGTTTTGCCTTTTAGATTTAGAGATTCTAATAAGAAAAAAACAAGTCATCATTTAATATTTGTAAGCAAAAACTTTAAAGGTTATGAAATTATGAAAGAGATAATGGCAAAAGAAAGCACAAACGATGAACAAGGTGTTCCAAGTTTTGCTTATGATCCAGCAGATTTAATGCCAAAACAAACACTTTTGTTTAAATTATCAAGACCTTTGGATGATTTAAAAGAAGATTTGCTAAAGGTTTTTTACAAAAAGAAATTAACTATGCGCGAAATTTATGAGCAACATAATGTTGACACCCCATATATTAAAAAAAATTACAAAGATGTATTGAAAGAGTTCTATGAAAACGGATTAATCGATGCGATTTCAAATAAAAATAAAGCACCTAAAGCAGGAACATTTGCGGATGATATAATTGTTACTTTTAAAAATTAG